The Chloroherpetonaceae bacterium DNA segment CCTATTTTGAGCGCTCTGTTAATAGCAGAGCAAGGTAACTTATCCCTATCTCACTCTATTTATTTCTTTTGCTTTCTTCGAAAGTTGGATACCTAAAAAATGAAGAGCAAGAAGCAATGCATTTCCTAAGAAATCTTGAGGGGAAAAATGTGATGTGCGCAGGAAGTAGTCAATACATTATTCAGATTGCGCAAAAACGCACTCTAATTGGCGGCGTAGCGGGCGTATTAAATCTTGATGAGCGTAAAGACGACATTCTTTCTTTTTTCAATGCGACTAGTGACGAAGTGAGGAGAAAAATTCTGAAAAAGTATAAAATTGACTATGTGTACATTGGAGAAGCAGAGAAGCAGCTTATTCGATTGGACAGAAATTTCTTAGTAGAGTATCCACTCGTGTATGGGAACAGTGTAGCGGAAATTCATGTCGCTCGCCAAGAAAAAACAGAGATACAAGAGTAACAGCAGCGCCTGTAGCGCATCTTCTCGTCGCACGCAGTTTCTCATTGCAGTTCCACGCAAAGTATGAGGTCTATTCCCTGCACGCCTGTTGATATCCGTGACGGATAGATTAAAAAAGTGTTAAATCTTGACATGTGTAGGGAAAAAAGCTATCTTTACTTAATCTAAACTCACTTCTAAGGAACCCAAACTCAGCAAACTGCAAAAACCCAAAAAGCTATGAAAAAAGTTACAGCATTTTTATCGGCACTGCTGTTGGCGTTTTCGCTCAATGCCTGCACAGTAACATTCCCCGTTGCTGTGTCTGGGAACCAAATCGGTCAAAAAGTGGGCAAAGCATCAAGCTCAATTATCCTTGGTCTGTTTGCATTTGGCGATTCAAGCATTCAAGCGGCAGCAAAGAATGGTGGGATTACCAAAATCTCGACTGTGGATGTGCAATTTACA contains these protein-coding regions:
- a CDS encoding TRL-like family protein yields the protein MKKVTAFLSALLLAFSLNACTVTFPVAVSGNQIGQKVGKASSSIILGLFAFGDSSIQAAAKNGGITKISTVDVQFTSILLGSIRALRSS